In Uranotaenia lowii strain MFRU-FL chromosome 2, ASM2978415v1, whole genome shotgun sequence, one genomic interval encodes:
- the LOC129742905 gene encoding uncharacterized protein LOC129742905: protein MSKSTLKALLKRERQLYVIFDGTDRFIQTYQIDSDRCQLSSRLHVIDTVYSEFFEIRSKIELLLDEADEKEQKDADSEVKGEIAKQREEENDKVLQQFDDRYIAIRGDLLRLQGDKDALGVNTTSNSQSQSASGNTSRVKLPEIRLPSFSGKIREWITFRDSFRSLIHDNEHLTAMDKFTYLRSSLQGDALKEINNIELSEANYDVAWKTLQVRYENKKLIVKAHLDALFALEPLKKENYDGLNFLISEFEKNLMMLQKIGEPTESWSTILVYMLCSRLDSATLRQWETHYGSKEVPTYEELLLFLQGHCSVLQSITSARNPPSEARQTRSAVCNTTIRSVSRCPFCADPWHSPFQCGKFQRMKVPERMDAAIRNKLCRNCLMPGHFYRNCERGSCHHCQQKHHSMLHSRSSVPQPQFSAQYRQQNQTRSAQQIPFQPQPQPINQQQQHNSRPIQHAHTTTQHAQTHSHNTNTNPDNAQATTSQNYVALPFTPSRNILLSTAMIRIKDRFGNTLLARALLDSCSQHCLMTREFSRRLKFHETPTFLSVQGIGSSQMVSTKLVSAEVGSRSPRISQFKEWMQFFVLPRLTVDLPTAAFDPSILTLPSSACLADPGFYESGPIDVIIGAEFYMDLLSDGRMKPLENGPTLQNTVFGWIVSGRLPNNQNSVSQSEV from the coding sequence ATGTCTAAAAGTACGCTGAAGGCTTTGCTAAAACGTGAACGGCAGTTATATGTTATTTTTGATGGTACGGATAGATTCATCCAAACCTATCAGATTGATAGTGATCGGTGTCAATTAAGTTCGAGATTGCATGTGATTGATACTGTGTACAGTGAGTTTTTTGAAATACGGAGCAAAATTGAACTTTTGCTGGATGAAGCGGATGAGAAAGAGCAGAAAGATGCTGACAGTGAAGTCAAAGGAGAAATTGCCAAGCAACGTGAAGAGGAAAACGACAAGGTTCTACAACAATTCGATGACCGATACATCGCCATCCGAGGTGACCTCCTTAGACTCCAAGGTGATAAGGATGCCTTAGGTGTGAACACAACCAGCAACAGTCAGAGTCAGTCTGCGTCAGGAAATACTTCGAGAGTAAAGCTACCAGAGATACGTTTGCCGTCCTTCAGTGGAAAAATAAGAGAGTGGATTACATTCCGGGATTCCTTCCGAAGCCTTATCCATGACAACGAGCATCTGACGGCTATGGATAAGTTTACATACCTACGTTCCTCTCTACAGGGTGATGCACTGAAGGAAATCAACAACATAGAGCTTTCAGAGGCAAACTACGATGTCGCCTGGAAAACTTTACAAGTTCGCTATGAAAATAAGAAGCTGATTGTGAAGGCTCATCTCGACGCTCTTTTcgccctcgaaccgcttaaaAAGGAGAATTACGACGGTCTGAACTTCCTCATCAGCGAGTTCGAGAAAAACTTGATGATGTTGCAGAAAATCGGAGAGCCAACGGAGTCTTGGAGCACAATATTAGTCTACATGTTGTGTTCTAGGCTAGATTCTGCAACATTGCGCCAATGGGAGACGCATTACGGGTCTAAGGAGGTCCCAACGTACGAAGAGCTGCTTCTGTTCTTGCAAGGTCATTGCTCTGTTCTCCAATCAATCACCTCTGCAAGAAATCCACCATCCGAAGCCCGTCAGACGAGATCAGCAGTTTGTAATACAACCATCAGATCAGTTTCACGTTGTCCGTTCTGTGCAGATCCATGGCACTCACCGTTCCAGTGTGGCAAATTTCAACGGATGAAGGTTCCCGAGCGAATGGATGCTGCCATTCGCAACAAGTTGTGTCGGAATTGTTTGATGCCAGGCCACTTCTACCGAAATTGTGAACGAGGTTCTTGCCATCATTGTCAGCAGAAGCACCACAGTATGTTACATTCCAGATCCTCCGTTCCACAGCCGCAGTTTTCGGCGCAATACCGACAGCAGAATCAAACGCGTTCGGCGCAACAAATACCGTTTCAACCGCAACCGCAGCCAATaaatcaacagcaacaacacaacTCAAGACCAATACAGCATGCGCACACCACTACACAGCATGCACAAACCCACTcacacaacacaaacacaaatccAGACAACGCACAAGCCACCACAAGTCAGAATTACGTAGCACTTCCGTTTACACCGTCTCGTAATATTTTACTGTCCACGGCGATGATCCGAATCAAGGATCGTTTTGGAAATACACTTCTGGCACGTGCGCTGCTAGATTCGTGTTCTCAGCATTGTTTGATGACACGTGAATTCTCTCGACGGCTTAAGTTCCATGAAACTCCAACGTTTTTGTCGGTGCAAGGCATCGGCTCTTCTCAAATGGTTTCTACGAAGTTAGTTTCTGCAGAAGTTGGTTCCAGATCCCCCAGAATTTCACAGTTTAAAGAATGGATGCAATTTTTTGTACTGCCAAGGTTGACAGTTGATCTGCCTACTGCTGCTTTTGATCCTTCGATCCTTACGCTGCCGAGTTCGGCCTGTTTAGCAGATCCTGGGTTTTATGAGTCTGGTCCAATTGATGTTATAATTGGAGCCGAATTTTATATG